DNA from Spirochaetota bacterium:
CCATCTCCGCCATGAACTCGTTGCAGCAGAGAGCGGCCCGGATACCCTTCATCTTGTTAGCCGCCATGGAAACGCCGATGCCGGTGCCGCAGATGATGATGCCGTATTCCAATTCACCGCCCTGTATCTTCCGGCACAGGGCAGCGGCGTAGTCGGGATAATCGCATGAGTCTTCGGAATGGGTCCCGGCATCGTCGAATTCTATGGCGCTGAAATGCTTTTTGATCGATTCTTTCAATCTGAAGCCGCCATGGTCTGAAGATATTCCGATTTTCACGATATTCCTCTTAAGTTGCTCCGGTACTCCTCCTGAGGTGACATATGCCAGATTTTTTATCAATTACAATTTGTTTATTCGATTAAATTCTGATTTAAATCGAGCCACCAATGGCTCATCACGCGAATAGACGCTCCGGTCAAGTATTGACACAGTGGGCAATCATGAGACATGGAGCGATCAAAAGTTATCCACAATGTCATAAGCAGTATATTTGGTATATTCTATAATTCTGTATTATCGATATCACCGTGAACAATGAATCTCAAACTTCATTCCATGTTTTTTTTAATCTCTAACCCTTGATATTTCCAGCAGATTTTTTATGTCGTATTTATTATTTCTGAGTATGATGTGATATCTTGGTACGATGCCCGGGTCTTTTTTATGTCCACA
Protein-coding regions in this window:
- the rpiB gene encoding ribose 5-phosphate isomerase B; this encodes MKIGISSDHGGFRLKESIKKHFSAIEFDDAGTHSEDSCDYPDYAAALCRKIQGGELEYGIIICGTGIGVSMAANKMKGIRAALCCNEFMAEMAKRHNNANVLCLGARVLGDELAFRIVDRWLNTAFDGGRHQLRVEKINGLEEA